The following proteins are co-located in the Leptolyngbya sp. SIO1E4 genome:
- the glgP gene encoding alpha-glucan family phosphorylase, with product MRPIRTFNVVPSLPSRLEGLRKLAHNLQWDWDVDTIDLFRRLDPDLWESSRYNPLLMLGTISQQRLQEVAEDEGFLAQTDRALQRMEDYLRERAWYHKNRPQPLEGECYAYFSMEFGLTSCMPVYSGGLGVLAGDHLKSASDLGLPLVGVGLLYQEGYFAQYLNADGWQQERYPINDFYNMPLQLERDEQGAEIRISVDYPGRKVYARIWRVQVGTVPLYLLDTNIELNTQYDQDICDRLYGGDIDMRIHQEIMLGIGGVRMLEALGLKPSAYHMNEGHSAFLALERIRMLMDYKELTYREALQVATSSQIFTTHTPVPAGIDLFGADKILYYLGHYARRFGLSDDEFLALGRENTGDLSVPFSMAVLAIKTATFVNGVSKLHGAVSRDMFGGLWQGLPIEEVPITSITNGVHARSCVAKPTQQLYDRYLGPNWSNAGSQDPLWERVKSIPDEELWRNHELCRSQLVMYVRNRLKQSFLDRGASPHEVTEAEEVLDPSVLTIGFARRFATYKRATLFLRDVERIRKIITAGGNHSRQVQFVIAGKAHPKDMPGKELIRKIIHFTRDEGLEGSIVFVPNYDIHTSRAMVAGCDVWLNNPRRPREASGTSGMKAAMNGILNLSIRDGWWDEADYIRTGWSIGSGEDYDDPEYQDNVEANALYELIEQEVVPLFYDRDENNVPRGWVAKMKDAIYLNTPLFNTARMVKEYARRGYFPTSNRLGQMIANQFEPAKELAAWQTRLIEHWYDCRIAEVNIAAPGELQVNQPFEVTTSINLGQLTHEDVQVELYQGTVQVDGEMHSGTAIPMAYRGQDPQGRSCYAVNLNYTSSGLQGLSLRMLPKHRYLNSPFDPKLVLWAQPDEVKINVVAGISNVVPPIEPAAIAN from the coding sequence ATGCGGCCTATTCGCACTTTCAACGTAGTTCCCTCGCTGCCATCTAGGCTAGAAGGTCTTAGAAAACTGGCTCATAACCTGCAGTGGGACTGGGATGTTGACACGATTGATTTGTTTCGACGCCTTGACCCTGACCTGTGGGAGTCCAGTCGCTATAACCCCCTTCTAATGTTGGGAACGATTAGCCAACAGCGCCTTCAAGAAGTCGCCGAAGACGAAGGGTTTTTGGCACAAACTGATAGGGCGCTGCAGCGTATGGAGGACTACCTCCGAGAACGAGCTTGGTATCACAAAAATCGCCCTCAACCGCTAGAGGGCGAGTGCTATGCCTATTTCTCTATGGAGTTTGGATTGACCTCCTGCATGCCTGTGTATTCCGGAGGATTGGGCGTGCTGGCGGGCGATCACTTGAAATCGGCAAGTGATTTGGGCCTACCGCTGGTTGGGGTTGGCCTGCTCTACCAAGAAGGTTATTTTGCCCAGTACCTCAACGCTGATGGATGGCAACAAGAGCGCTATCCCATCAATGATTTTTACAACATGCCGCTGCAGCTCGAGCGGGATGAGCAAGGGGCAGAGATCAGGATTTCGGTCGATTACCCAGGGCGAAAGGTTTATGCTCGCATTTGGCGAGTGCAGGTAGGAACCGTTCCCCTCTATCTGCTGGACACCAATATTGAGCTGAATACTCAATACGACCAGGATATTTGCGATCGCCTCTACGGCGGTGACATTGACATGCGCATCCACCAGGAAATCATGCTGGGGATTGGCGGCGTCAGAATGTTGGAAGCCTTAGGCCTGAAGCCATCGGCTTACCACATGAATGAAGGGCACTCCGCCTTCCTGGCCCTAGAGCGGATTCGCATGCTAATGGACTACAAAGAGCTGACTTACCGAGAGGCTCTTCAGGTCGCTACATCCAGCCAAATCTTCACTACCCACACCCCTGTACCAGCAGGGATCGATCTGTTTGGGGCTGACAAGATTTTGTATTATCTGGGCCATTATGCCCGACGGTTTGGCCTATCAGATGATGAATTTCTGGCTTTGGGGCGCGAAAACACCGGAGATTTATCGGTTCCCTTCAGCATGGCAGTGTTAGCCATCAAAACGGCAACGTTTGTGAATGGGGTGAGTAAACTGCACGGTGCAGTGTCTCGCGATATGTTTGGCGGGCTCTGGCAGGGGCTGCCAATAGAGGAAGTTCCGATCACCTCTATTACCAATGGAGTTCATGCCAGAAGCTGCGTGGCCAAACCTACCCAGCAGCTTTATGACCGTTATTTGGGGCCGAATTGGTCCAATGCAGGCTCGCAAGATCCCCTATGGGAACGGGTGAAGTCAATTCCTGACGAAGAACTCTGGCGCAATCATGAGTTGTGCAGATCGCAACTGGTGATGTACGTGCGCAATCGCCTGAAGCAGAGCTTCTTGGATCGAGGGGCCTCTCCCCATGAAGTCACGGAAGCGGAAGAGGTGCTAGATCCCTCTGTGCTGACCATTGGGTTTGCCCGTCGCTTTGCCACCTATAAGCGGGCCACCCTCTTCTTGCGGGATGTCGAACGCATTCGCAAAATTATTACAGCGGGCGGCAACCATAGTCGGCAAGTTCAGTTTGTGATTGCGGGTAAAGCACATCCCAAAGACATGCCAGGTAAAGAGCTGATTCGCAAAATCATTCACTTTACCCGCGATGAGGGGCTAGAAGGCTCCATTGTGTTTGTGCCAAATTATGACATTCACACCTCCCGAGCCATGGTGGCCGGCTGCGATGTTTGGTTGAATAACCCCCGTCGCCCCCGAGAAGCCTCTGGCACCAGCGGCATGAAGGCGGCGATGAATGGCATCCTCAACCTGAGCATACGAGATGGCTGGTGGGATGAGGCTGACTATATCCGCACTGGCTGGTCTATTGGATCTGGGGAAGATTATGATGACCCCGAATACCAGGACAACGTAGAGGCCAACGCCCTGTATGAGCTGATTGAGCAGGAAGTTGTTCCACTCTTTTACGACCGGGACGAAAATAACGTTCCTCGGGGCTGGGTCGCCAAAATGAAGGATGCGATTTACCTCAATACCCCTTTGTTTAATACCGCGCGCATGGTCAAGGAATATGCTCGACGGGGGTATTTCCCGACCAGCAACCGCCTTGGTCAGATGATTGCCAACCAGTTTGAACCGGCTAAGGAGCTTGCCGCCTGGCAGACTCGGCTGATTGAGCACTGGTATGACTGTCGCATCGCAGAAGTTAACATTGCCGCCCCCGGTGAGTTACAGGTCAACCAGCCCTTTGAGGTAACTACCAGCATTAACCTGGGGCAGCTTACCCACGAAGACGTGCAGGTGGAGCTTTATCAAGGCACCGTTCAGGTGGATGGCGAAATGCATAGCGGCACCGCCATTCCCATGGCCTATCGGGGTCAAGATCCGCAGGGGCGCAGTTGCTACGCGGTGAATCTCAATTACACCAGCAGCGGTTTGCAAGGGCTGTCTCTGCGGATGCTTCCGAAGCATCGCTATCTCAACAGCCCGTTTGATCCCAAGCTGGTGTTATGGGCGCAACCCGATGAAGTGAAGATCAATGTCGTGGCCGGAATCTCTAATGTGGTTCCACCTATCGAACCGGCTGCGATCGCCAACTAA
- a CDS encoding glycosyltransferase family 4 protein — translation MRILIYSYNYHPEPIGIAPLMTEIAEGLVKRGHEVRVVTAMPNYPERKIYPDYRGQLYTTEERNGVSIQRCYVWIRPNPGLVARVLLEGSFVVLSFLQSLQGWKPDIILYTSPSLPASVPVALLKVLYRCPTVLNLQDILPEAAVQTGLLTHPLAIRAFEILEKFAYRSATRISVIAEGFRTNLLGKGVPDSKITKISNWVDVNFIRPLPKYDNAFRQANGLGDKFVVLYSGNIARTQGIRTVIRAASQLTHLDNIVFVIVGEESQLAELDEFRQELGLENVLLRPFAPRAALPEMLAAADVGLIMQKQNVVGFNMPSKTQVLLASGRPIIAAVPTHGTAAQAVRASTGGIVVKPENPKELSNAILQLYENSHQAAQLGEQGRQHALNEYSFEQALNRYETLFKQLLAKQQGEDFGSEPTPHLATAETVSNVNVPPNSH, via the coding sequence ATGCGTATTTTAATTTATTCCTACAACTACCACCCCGAGCCGATTGGCATTGCACCACTCATGACTGAGATTGCTGAAGGGTTGGTTAAACGAGGTCACGAGGTGCGCGTCGTCACTGCGATGCCGAACTACCCTGAGAGAAAAATTTATCCCGATTATCGTGGGCAGCTGTACACCACAGAGGAGCGTAATGGGGTCTCTATCCAACGTTGCTACGTTTGGATTCGCCCCAATCCAGGGTTGGTGGCGCGGGTTCTTTTAGAAGGCAGCTTTGTAGTTTTGAGTTTCCTGCAGTCTCTACAAGGCTGGAAACCTGACATCATTTTGTATACAAGCCCTTCTCTGCCAGCATCGGTACCGGTGGCTTTACTCAAAGTGCTCTATCGCTGCCCAACCGTCCTCAACCTGCAGGATATCCTCCCCGAAGCCGCCGTTCAGACTGGACTGCTGACTCATCCACTTGCCATTCGGGCGTTTGAAATCTTAGAGAAATTTGCCTATCGTAGCGCCACTCGGATCAGCGTAATTGCTGAAGGGTTTCGTACCAACCTGTTGGGCAAAGGCGTACCCGATAGCAAAATCACGAAAATCTCCAACTGGGTAGACGTTAACTTTATTCGACCGCTGCCTAAGTACGACAACGCCTTTCGACAGGCAAATGGATTGGGCGACAAATTCGTAGTGCTTTACTCTGGCAACATTGCCCGAACACAAGGTATTCGTACCGTTATTCGGGCAGCGTCTCAGCTCACGCATCTTGACAACATTGTTTTTGTCATCGTGGGTGAAGAAAGCCAACTTGCAGAACTCGATGAGTTTCGCCAAGAGCTTGGCTTAGAAAATGTGCTTCTAAGGCCCTTTGCGCCCCGAGCAGCACTTCCAGAAATGCTGGCCGCTGCCGATGTGGGCCTGATCATGCAAAAGCAGAATGTGGTCGGCTTTAACATGCCGTCTAAAACTCAGGTTTTACTGGCCAGTGGTCGGCCGATTATTGCTGCGGTGCCTACCCACGGAACGGCTGCCCAGGCAGTCCGGGCAAGTACGGGGGGAATTGTCGTCAAGCCTGAGAATCCTAAGGAACTTTCGAATGCAATCTTGCAGCTGTACGAAAATTCTCATCAGGCTGCTCAGTTGGGCGAACAGGGACGTCAGCATGCCCTGAATGAATATTCCTTTGAACAAGCGCTCAACCGCTACGAAACCTTGTTTAAGCAGTTGCTTGCAAAGCAACAGGGGGAAGACTTCGGGTCTGAACCAACCCCCCATCTGGCAACAGCGGAAACGGTCTCCAACGTTAATGTGCCGCCTAATTCTCATTAG
- a CDS encoding CIA30 family protein: MSTSTDSWNPLKLLETLTFFGEIPFVGNVRWLQQMLGATPNPQAPLAINMQPSSSVVLRAQDLSVVEPVRAVLSERGISTRAPLTLMDPALPDAASQRIVNTSAIVWVGTPGDEAHLSAEAEAIAPSVASEEYSLFGFDSTGAALAGEFWGAVDDVVMGGVSASGLSLLPGYARFSGTVSTANSGGFASVRTRNFEPPFNLADWQGLRLALRGDGQRYKVILRNSSNWDSAAYCVSVDTEADQWLSIDLPFSALKPTFRARTQPTAPPLNPSSVCSFQLMLSKFEYDGEKNLHFRPGTFSLDVRSIGVYRRAAAPLLVAIAASSAQATAYTTLLAQSGLAHQVVEMQDTQKLSDDISQILTAPSSHKS, encoded by the coding sequence ATGTCAACGTCTACTGATTCTTGGAACCCCTTAAAACTGTTAGAAACCCTAACCTTCTTTGGGGAAATTCCGTTTGTGGGTAATGTTCGTTGGTTACAGCAAATGTTGGGAGCAACCCCAAATCCCCAGGCTCCTCTAGCCATCAATATGCAGCCGTCCTCTTCAGTGGTGCTGAGAGCCCAGGATTTGTCTGTGGTAGAGCCTGTTCGGGCTGTGCTGAGTGAGCGAGGAATCTCGACACGAGCGCCCCTCACCCTTATGGATCCCGCTCTGCCCGATGCGGCCTCCCAGCGTATTGTTAATACTTCCGCCATCGTCTGGGTCGGAACACCTGGAGATGAGGCGCACCTAAGCGCTGAAGCTGAGGCGATCGCCCCCTCAGTAGCGAGTGAAGAGTACAGTTTGTTTGGCTTTGACTCGACTGGAGCAGCCTTGGCCGGAGAGTTTTGGGGAGCCGTTGACGATGTTGTGATGGGTGGGGTCAGTGCGAGTGGGTTAAGTCTGCTGCCTGGATATGCTCGCTTTTCTGGCACCGTTTCTACCGCGAATTCTGGAGGGTTTGCCTCTGTTCGAACGCGCAATTTTGAGCCCCCTTTTAACTTAGCTGACTGGCAGGGGCTGCGTTTGGCCTTGAGAGGCGATGGTCAACGCTATAAGGTTATTCTTCGCAACAGTAGCAATTGGGACAGCGCTGCCTACTGTGTTTCTGTCGATACTGAGGCGGATCAATGGTTGAGTATTGATTTGCCTTTCTCGGCTCTGAAACCAACGTTTCGCGCGCGCACTCAACCGACTGCCCCGCCTCTGAACCCCAGTAGTGTTTGCTCTTTCCAACTCATGCTCAGCAAGTTTGAGTATGACGGAGAGAAAAACCTCCACTTTCGCCCCGGCACTTTTTCGTTAGATGTCCGTTCTATCGGGGTTTATCGCAGGGCAGCCGCGCCATTACTGGTGGCGATCGCCGCATCATCTGCCCAAGCCACTGCTTACACGACGCTGCTGGCACAAAGCGGACTTGCTCATCAAGTAGTAGAGATGCAGGATACACAAAAATTGTCGGATGATATCAGTCAGATTTTGACGGCCCCCTCCTCCCATAAGTCCTGA
- a CDS encoding methyltransferase domain-containing protein, with product MISHCPVCQSNQLNSFLTLRNLPIYCNLLWSEQAAAKACTKDDINLAVCLACGFILNASFNPKLLAYSQDYENSLHYSGRFQEYADNLAYRLVETHQLYGKKIIEIGCGKGDFLESLCRIGNNSGIGFDNSYVPIDRHADLEITFIQDFYSEKYADHTGDFVCCRQVLEHLQEPLDFLERVKKLARDRSDAVLFFEVPNSAYIFQKLSIWDIIYEHCNYFTDISLAYGLRKAGFRIKDLTEEFGGQFLGIEGVPSQKPTAEPCQNQESLEALFALLEVFKDKFDQKIAFHKHQLAELNAADKRVAIWGTGSKGVTFLNLLDGEQTVAYAIDVNPKKQGKFVAGTGQKILSPDQLQDVPVDVVMIMNPLYQEEIRASLANLHLSPELLIL from the coding sequence ATGATTTCCCACTGTCCAGTCTGCCAGTCTAATCAGCTAAACTCCTTTTTGACGCTGCGAAACTTACCTATTTACTGCAATCTTCTTTGGTCAGAGCAAGCTGCTGCCAAAGCCTGTACAAAAGATGATATCAATCTTGCAGTCTGTTTAGCGTGTGGATTTATTCTAAATGCCAGCTTTAACCCCAAATTACTCGCCTATTCCCAAGACTATGAAAATTCTCTGCATTACTCTGGTCGTTTCCAAGAATATGCCGACAATCTAGCCTATAGACTGGTTGAAACCCACCAGCTTTATGGCAAGAAGATTATCGAGATTGGCTGTGGCAAGGGTGATTTTTTAGAAAGCCTATGTCGAATCGGCAATAATTCAGGAATAGGGTTTGATAATAGCTACGTTCCTATCGATAGACATGCCGACTTAGAGATCACCTTCATTCAGGACTTTTATTCTGAAAAATATGCAGATCATACCGGAGATTTTGTTTGTTGCCGTCAAGTTCTGGAACATCTCCAAGAGCCCTTAGACTTTTTGGAAAGGGTTAAAAAACTAGCTAGAGATCGCTCGGATGCGGTGCTGTTTTTTGAGGTACCTAACTCAGCTTATATTTTTCAGAAGCTGTCAATTTGGGACATTATCTATGAACACTGCAACTACTTTACGGATATTTCCTTGGCGTATGGTTTGCGAAAAGCTGGCTTTAGAATCAAAGACTTAACTGAAGAGTTTGGTGGTCAGTTTTTGGGGATCGAGGGAGTGCCTTCCCAGAAGCCGACTGCTGAACCCTGTCAAAATCAGGAGTCGTTAGAGGCGCTTTTTGCCTTGCTAGAAGTCTTTAAGGATAAATTTGATCAGAAAATTGCCTTTCACAAGCATCAGTTAGCTGAATTAAACGCGGCAGACAAACGGGTTGCGATTTGGGGAACTGGCTCTAAAGGCGTAACTTTCTTAAACTTATTGGATGGGGAACAGACTGTGGCGTATGCCATTGATGTGAACCCCAAAAAACAAGGCAAGTTTGTTGCTGGGACAGGGCAAAAGATTCTTTCACCCGATCAACTTCAGGATGTTCCGGTGGATGTCGTCATGATTATGAACCCTCTCTATCAAGAAGAGATTCGAGCTTCTCTCGCAAACCTGCACTTGTCTCCCGAACTGTTGATCTTGTAA
- a CDS encoding methyltransferase domain-containing protein, whose translation MTVAQPNPNHACPSCRQTELSVFYEVKNIPVHSCLMLPTQQAALDFPCGDLQLAVCNRCGFITNLKFDAKWSAYAPNYEDQQSFSPTFNRFARELASSLIQKYDLYNKKVVEIGCSKGDFLLLLCELGNNRGVGIDPSVLPGRVQSKAAERVQFIQDYYAERHAKYVGDFICCRHTLEHIQPVADFMQTVRRSIGDRTEVSVVFEIPDTVRVLKDVAFEDIYYEHCSYFTPGSFARLFRQSGFDITDLYRVYGDQYLLIEAKPTEVPSDARHPLEESVEQTIHQVQYFSQKIQEKLNGWKVYLENACAANQKIVVWGSGSKCVAFLTTLETIDKIQYVVDINPHRHGKFIPGVGKEIMPPDFLKTDQPDQIIVMNEIYREEISSMLNDMGVTAEVRCL comes from the coding sequence ATGACTGTTGCCCAACCTAATCCCAATCATGCTTGCCCAAGCTGCAGACAGACTGAACTGTCAGTTTTTTATGAAGTAAAAAATATACCAGTTCATAGCTGTTTAATGCTGCCAACTCAACAGGCAGCATTAGATTTTCCCTGTGGTGATTTGCAATTAGCGGTATGTAATCGCTGCGGCTTTATTACGAACCTTAAATTTGATGCAAAATGGTCAGCTTATGCACCTAATTATGAAGATCAGCAAAGCTTTTCACCAACCTTTAATCGATTTGCACGAGAACTCGCGAGTTCTCTAATTCAGAAATATGATTTATATAACAAAAAAGTTGTTGAGATTGGCTGTAGCAAAGGCGACTTCCTTTTACTCCTCTGTGAATTGGGCAATAACCGAGGGGTGGGGATTGATCCGTCTGTTTTGCCTGGACGGGTTCAGAGCAAAGCGGCTGAGCGGGTTCAGTTTATCCAAGATTATTATGCTGAGCGGCACGCAAAATATGTAGGAGATTTCATTTGCTGCCGTCATACCTTAGAACATATTCAGCCCGTTGCAGATTTCATGCAGACAGTTCGTCGTTCAATTGGCGATCGGACAGAAGTTTCCGTTGTCTTTGAAATTCCAGATACTGTTCGAGTCCTCAAAGATGTTGCTTTCGAAGATATTTATTATGAGCATTGCTCGTATTTTACGCCTGGATCTTTTGCGCGACTGTTTAGACAGTCAGGATTTGACATTACTGATTTATACAGAGTCTATGGAGACCAATATCTGCTGATTGAGGCTAAGCCAACAGAGGTTCCCTCCGATGCCAGACATCCTCTAGAAGAGAGCGTTGAGCAGACGATTCATCAGGTGCAGTATTTTAGCCAGAAGATTCAAGAGAAATTAAATGGTTGGAAGGTATATCTAGAAAACGCATGTGCAGCGAATCAGAAAATCGTTGTCTGGGGATCGGGTTCTAAATGCGTCGCTTTCTTAACCACCCTAGAGACAATCGACAAGATCCAATATGTTGTGGATATCAACCCCCATCGCCACGGAAAGTTTATTCCTGGTGTGGGTAAAGAAATTATGCCGCCAGACTTTTTGAAGACCGATCAACCCGATCAGATTATTGTTATGAACGAAATTTATCGTGAGGAAATTTCCTCAATGCTCAATGATATGGGGGTTACAGCTGAAGTGCGATGCCTCTAA